In Microbacterium galbinum, a single window of DNA contains:
- a CDS encoding iron chelate uptake ABC transporter family permease subunit, which translates to MNPQPAASGPAPNTLVSGADPRPPSPRSSPVSATRSSAGRRWVGLVPLAILCVAALAASMLVGSRAVPPAEVIQALLHPDPADAISQTVWFSRVPRTVLILVAGAALGVAGALMQAVTRNPMTDPGILGVNAGASLAVVVGLAFFGTTDISQYMWWSFAGAMITSVLVFVIGNTGTARGNPVRMTLSGVALGAVLMGFSSAVLLTHSEILEKMRGWSAGTTASQPLEATLAIVPFIVVGLVIALLSSRSLDVLSLGEASAVAMGAHPNRIRLVVLVAIALLAGGATAAAGPIGFLGLLAPHLARMIVGPHQGWILAYSVLIAPTVMGFADVLGRVITAGEVPVGVVTAFIGAPVLIYMVRRFRVSEV; encoded by the coding sequence ATGAACCCGCAGCCCGCGGCATCCGGGCCCGCCCCGAACACCCTCGTGTCCGGGGCGGACCCGCGCCCGCCCTCGCCCCGCTCCTCGCCCGTCTCCGCCACCCGCTCCTCCGCCGGGCGGCGGTGGGTCGGGCTCGTACCGCTCGCGATCCTCTGCGTCGCAGCCCTCGCCGCCAGCATGCTCGTCGGCTCTCGTGCCGTTCCGCCGGCCGAGGTGATCCAGGCCCTCCTGCATCCCGACCCCGCCGACGCGATCTCGCAGACCGTCTGGTTCTCGCGCGTTCCGCGCACCGTGCTCATCCTCGTCGCCGGTGCCGCGCTCGGCGTCGCCGGGGCGCTCATGCAGGCCGTCACCCGCAACCCCATGACCGACCCCGGCATCCTGGGTGTGAACGCGGGGGCGTCGCTCGCCGTCGTCGTGGGACTCGCGTTCTTCGGCACGACCGACATCTCGCAGTACATGTGGTGGTCGTTCGCGGGGGCGATGATCACCTCGGTGCTCGTCTTCGTGATCGGCAACACCGGCACCGCCCGCGGCAACCCCGTGCGCATGACCCTGTCGGGCGTCGCGCTCGGCGCGGTGCTCATGGGGTTCTCATCGGCCGTGCTGCTGACGCACTCCGAGATCCTCGAGAAGATGCGCGGGTGGTCGGCGGGCACCACGGCCTCGCAGCCGCTCGAGGCGACGCTCGCGATCGTGCCGTTCATCGTCGTGGGCCTCGTCATCGCCCTGCTCAGCTCGCGCTCCCTCGACGTGCTGTCGTTGGGTGAGGCATCCGCCGTGGCGATGGGGGCGCATCCGAACCGCATCCGTCTCGTCGTGCTCGTCGCGATCGCCCTGCTCGCGGGCGGCGCGACGGCCGCGGCCGGGCCCATCGGGTTCCTGGGGTTGCTCGCCCCGCATCTCGCGCGCATGATCGTCGGCCCGCACCAGGGGTGGATCCTCGCGTACTCGGTGCTCATCGCGCCGACCGTCATGGGGTTCGCCGATGTGCTCGGCCGCGTCATCACCGCGGGTGAGGTGCCGGTGGGTGTGGTGACCGCGTTCATCGGAGCGCCCGTGCTCATCTACATGGTGCGGCGCTTCCGCGTGTCGGAGGTGTGA
- a CDS encoding FecCD family ABC transporter permease, translating to MTDLDFGRRVHRIGPRSRPFLLVDARSARICAGLWIAIVLLAVFAVFSGSAQITPIEALTALVGQGDAYTSMVVLEWRAPRILMAVLLGACLAMSGAIFQNLTGNPLGSPDVIGFQTGSYTGAIVVMLLLGGGSVDTMAGALAGGVATAFLVFLLSSKRGAVRGVRLIIVGIAVSAMLASVNVWILLTATVEDAIMASLWGAGNLSGVSWATFLGAFGGSAVFLIAAMALSRPMRLMQIGMPFATALGQNVRAVQVAAIVIGVGLTALATATVGPISFIALAAPQIARRVVRSDGLALGPTAAVGALLLLLADVVAQRIHPDSPLPVGIVTVSIGGLYFLWLLLREGKKR from the coding sequence ATGACCGACCTCGACTTCGGCCGACGCGTGCACCGCATCGGTCCGCGCTCCCGCCCGTTCCTGCTCGTCGACGCGCGCTCGGCCCGCATCTGCGCAGGGCTCTGGATCGCGATCGTGCTGCTCGCCGTCTTCGCCGTGTTCTCGGGCTCCGCGCAGATCACCCCCATCGAGGCGCTCACGGCGCTCGTCGGCCAGGGCGATGCCTACACCTCGATGGTCGTGCTCGAGTGGCGCGCGCCGCGCATTCTCATGGCGGTGCTGCTCGGCGCGTGCCTGGCGATGAGCGGCGCGATCTTCCAGAACCTCACCGGCAACCCGCTGGGCTCGCCGGACGTGATCGGATTCCAGACCGGGTCGTACACCGGCGCGATCGTCGTGATGCTGCTGCTCGGCGGCGGCTCGGTCGATACCATGGCCGGGGCGCTCGCCGGGGGTGTGGCGACCGCGTTCCTCGTGTTCCTGCTCTCGTCGAAGCGTGGGGCGGTGCGCGGGGTGCGGCTCATCATCGTGGGGATCGCGGTCAGCGCGATGCTCGCCTCGGTGAACGTGTGGATCCTGCTGACGGCGACCGTCGAAGACGCGATCATGGCGAGCCTGTGGGGTGCCGGCAACCTGTCGGGCGTCTCGTGGGCGACGTTCCTGGGAGCGTTCGGCGGATCGGCGGTCTTCCTGATCGCCGCGATGGCGTTGAGCAGACCGATGCGATTGATGCAGATCGGGATGCCGTTCGCCACCGCCCTCGGCCAGAACGTGCGCGCGGTGCAGGTGGCGGCGATCGTGATCGGCGTCGGACTCACCGCCCTCGCCACCGCGACCGTCGGACCGATCTCGTTCATCGCGCTCGCGGCCCCGCAGATCGCGCGCCGCGTGGTGCGCTCCGACGGGCTCGCGCTCGGCCCGACCGCCGCCGTGGGGGCGCTGCTGCTGCTCCTCGCCGACGTCGTGGCGCAGCGCATCCATCCCGATTCCCCGCTGCCCGTCGGCATCGTCACGGTGTCGATCGGCGGACTGTACTTCCTGTGGCTTCTCCTGCGAGAGGGAAAGAAGAGATGA
- a CDS encoding ABC transporter ATP-binding protein: MTRLMVDGAALGYADKLVCADVSVEIPDGAFTVIVGPNACGKSTLLKSLTRLLPPTRGSVLLDGKSLHDLPTKHVAREVGLLPQGPVAPDGIRVVDLVTRGRYPHQRLFAPWSPEDEAAVAEAMDATGIRHLSGRMVDELSGGQRQRVWMAVALAQQTPILLLDEPTTYLDVSHQIELLELCRTLNRTQGHTLVAVLHDLNQAARYADHVIAMKDGEVVATGAPGEVITEALVADVFGLDARVIADPESGSPLVVPRWPHG, encoded by the coding sequence ATGACCCGACTGATGGTCGACGGGGCCGCGCTCGGCTACGCCGACAAGCTCGTGTGCGCCGATGTGTCCGTCGAGATCCCCGACGGCGCGTTCACCGTGATCGTGGGGCCGAACGCCTGCGGCAAGTCGACGCTGCTCAAGAGCCTGACCCGGCTCCTGCCCCCTACCCGGGGGAGCGTGCTGCTCGACGGCAAGAGCCTGCACGACCTGCCCACCAAGCACGTGGCGCGCGAGGTCGGCCTCCTCCCGCAGGGGCCGGTGGCGCCGGACGGCATCCGCGTCGTCGATCTGGTCACGCGGGGGCGGTACCCGCACCAGCGTCTGTTCGCGCCGTGGTCGCCCGAGGACGAGGCCGCCGTCGCCGAGGCGATGGACGCCACCGGCATCCGTCATCTGTCGGGTCGGATGGTCGACGAGCTCTCGGGCGGGCAGCGGCAGCGCGTGTGGATGGCGGTGGCGCTGGCGCAGCAGACGCCGATCCTGCTGCTCGACGAGCCGACGACCTATCTCGACGTCAGTCATCAGATCGAGCTGCTCGAACTGTGCCGCACGCTCAACCGCACGCAGGGGCACACGCTCGTCGCCGTGCTGCACGACCTCAACCAGGCCGCGCGCTACGCCGATCACGTGATCGCGATGAAGGACGGCGAAGTGGTCGCGACCGGCGCCCCCGGTGAGGTGATCACCGAGGCGCTGGTGGCCGACGTGTTCGGGCTCGACGCGCGGGTGATCGCCGATCCCGAGTCGGGGAGCCCGCTGGTCGTGCCGCGCTGGCCGCACGGCTGA
- a CDS encoding LacI family DNA-binding transcriptional regulator — protein sequence MKRTGTPRLVDVAEAAGVSLASASRAMSGGSGISPEVAAHVRRVAQELGYEPNLHARGLAGGLVPTIGLLVHEIGDPYFSEIASGVIRSATLENRSVQIAQADRTPESELAQVQALLRQRVGSIIIAGSGYADPEHEQKMTAALAEFALAGGRAAVIGRHYLPIDAVLPDNHRAGVSVGAHLAALGHRRIGVVAGPLELNTVADRIAGLREGIADAEVELTVVSKEFTREGGIAGARELVDGEFRGRDLTAIVGLNDAMAIGILSELRQQGIRVPDDLSVVGFDDIAVAADVAPALTTARIPMFEMGQHAVALILRPASDEARTVSTSHELIVRASTAPPRG from the coding sequence GTGAAGCGTACAGGTACGCCGCGACTCGTGGACGTCGCCGAGGCGGCCGGGGTCTCCCTGGCGAGCGCCTCCCGCGCCATGAGCGGGGGTTCGGGCATCTCTCCCGAGGTCGCCGCCCACGTGCGACGCGTCGCGCAGGAGCTCGGCTACGAACCCAACCTGCACGCTCGCGGCCTCGCGGGCGGGCTCGTGCCGACCATCGGTCTGCTGGTGCACGAGATCGGCGACCCCTACTTCTCCGAGATCGCCAGCGGCGTCATCCGCAGCGCCACCCTCGAGAACCGCTCCGTGCAGATCGCCCAGGCCGACCGCACCCCCGAGAGCGAGCTCGCCCAGGTGCAGGCGCTGCTCCGGCAGAGAGTGGGGTCGATCATCATCGCCGGCTCCGGGTACGCCGACCCCGAGCACGAGCAGAAGATGACCGCCGCCCTCGCCGAGTTCGCGCTCGCCGGCGGGCGCGCCGCCGTCATCGGCCGCCACTACCTGCCGATCGACGCCGTGCTGCCCGACAACCACCGCGCCGGCGTCTCGGTCGGCGCGCACCTCGCCGCCCTCGGGCACCGCCGCATCGGCGTCGTCGCCGGCCCGCTCGAGCTCAACACCGTCGCCGATCGCATCGCCGGGCTCCGCGAGGGCATCGCGGATGCCGAGGTCGAACTCACCGTGGTGTCGAAGGAGTTCACGCGCGAGGGCGGTATCGCCGGCGCCCGCGAACTCGTCGACGGCGAATTCCGGGGCCGCGACCTCACCGCGATCGTCGGCCTCAACGACGCCATGGCCATCGGCATCCTGAGCGAACTGCGCCAGCAGGGCATCCGCGTTCCCGACGATCTGTCGGTCGTCGGCTTCGACGACATCGCGGTCGCCGCCGACGTCGCTCCCGCGCTCACCACCGCCCGCATCCCGATGTTCGAGATGGGGCAGCACGCCGTCGCGCTGATCCTGCGGCCCGCGAGCGACGAGGCCCGCACCGTCAGCACCTCGCACGAGCTGATCGTGCGCGCGTCGACGGCGCCGCCGCGCGGCTGA
- a CDS encoding amino acid ABC transporter substrate-binding protein produces the protein MTARRQGRRIAAAIGSLTIAALTVSACSGTGDQSEGGGSDDPIVIGISLPLTGDFSEPGKGVERGYEAWRDIINENGGLLGRQVELKILDDQSNADRVVSDYESLIAQDGVDLVFGPFSTRLVVPSARVAQEYGMLFVEPAGAAAEVFEQGFDNLFYAAPAIANDHYNNLADYLLALPEDQRPETAAVAAMDDPFAQGTAYGLRDKLEEAGVEILVDEVYPPNTTDFSTIAAKIAQSDADIVIGGTQYQDAVNLIIALQQLNYQPELAAFSTAPTNPEFAAAIGGATEGILAPTGYSPDSQFPSNIEFVEKYTEMHGNPPAEDEANAYTTGQVVAAAVEAVGCAEQGECQQQLIDWLRDNEVETVVGPLSWDETGKPTGAHLIQQWVGGEIRIVLPEDVKETDFLFPKPTW, from the coding sequence ATGACTGCACGCCGCCAAGGTCGACGGATTGCCGCAGCGATCGGATCGTTGACGATCGCCGCCCTCACGGTTTCGGCCTGTTCCGGAACCGGTGACCAGTCGGAAGGGGGTGGATCGGACGACCCCATCGTCATCGGCATCTCGCTGCCGCTCACCGGCGACTTCTCGGAGCCGGGCAAGGGCGTCGAGCGGGGCTACGAGGCCTGGCGAGACATCATCAACGAGAACGGCGGACTGCTCGGTCGCCAGGTCGAGCTGAAGATCCTCGACGACCAGTCCAACGCCGACCGCGTCGTCTCGGACTACGAGTCGCTCATCGCCCAGGACGGCGTCGACCTGGTCTTCGGCCCGTTCTCGACCCGCCTGGTCGTGCCCTCGGCGCGTGTCGCGCAGGAGTACGGCATGCTCTTCGTCGAGCCGGCGGGAGCCGCGGCCGAGGTGTTCGAGCAGGGCTTCGACAACCTCTTCTACGCCGCCCCCGCGATCGCGAACGATCACTACAACAACCTCGCCGACTACCTGCTCGCCCTTCCCGAGGACCAGCGTCCCGAGACCGCGGCCGTCGCTGCGATGGACGACCCCTTCGCGCAGGGCACCGCTTACGGTCTTCGCGACAAGCTCGAAGAGGCCGGGGTTGAGATCCTCGTCGACGAGGTCTACCCGCCCAACACGACCGACTTCTCGACGATCGCGGCGAAGATCGCGCAGTCGGATGCCGACATCGTGATCGGCGGCACCCAGTACCAGGACGCGGTCAACCTGATCATCGCGCTGCAGCAGCTGAACTACCAGCCCGAGCTCGCCGCGTTCTCGACCGCCCCGACCAACCCCGAGTTCGCCGCGGCGATCGGCGGGGCGACCGAGGGCATCCTCGCTCCCACCGGCTACTCGCCCGACTCGCAGTTCCCCAGCAACATCGAGTTCGTCGAGAAGTACACCGAGATGCACGGCAACCCGCCGGCCGAGGACGAGGCGAACGCCTACACGACCGGCCAGGTCGTGGCCGCGGCCGTCGAGGCCGTCGGCTGCGCCGAACAGGGCGAGTGCCAGCAGCAGCTCATCGACTGGCTCCGTGACAACGAGGTGGAGACCGTGGTCGGCCCCCTGAGCTGGGACGAGACGGGCAAGCCGACCGGCGCCCACCTCATCCAGCAGTGGGTCGGCGGCGAGATCCGCATCGTCCTCCCCGAGGACGTCAAGGAGACCGACTTCCTCTTCCCGAAGCCGACGTGGTGA
- a CDS encoding branched-chain amino acid ABC transporter permease: protein MSGALLLQSLILGVLLGGLYALLAAGLTLYFGIMRVVMIAHSAFLILAAYLAWWFNRETGLDPLISLVVTVPLFFVTGVVMQRLLVSRLKPLTLTMMSVLLTFAVALIIEGALGFFFSGTQRRIPLPYASASLDFFGAQVPVVKLIAFGLAAVALAGLFVLLKYTRFGQALRATIQHPEAARLVGINTDRVAGYGFGLGLATAAIGGTALSLDATIYPSLHWHWIGPLMAIIVVGGLGSIPGAAIAALVLGVAQSLLQLPLGPTWAQTIFYVALFATLMFRPQGFFGGRLAQRF, encoded by the coding sequence GTGAGTGGAGCACTGCTACTTCAAAGCCTGATCCTCGGCGTGCTGCTGGGAGGGCTCTACGCCCTCCTGGCCGCAGGCCTCACCCTCTACTTCGGCATCATGCGCGTCGTGATGATCGCGCACTCCGCGTTCCTCATCCTCGCCGCGTACCTCGCCTGGTGGTTCAACCGCGAGACCGGGCTCGACCCGCTCATCTCGCTGGTCGTCACCGTGCCGCTGTTCTTCGTGACCGGCGTCGTGATGCAGCGTCTGCTGGTGTCGCGGCTCAAGCCGCTGACGCTCACCATGATGTCGGTGCTGCTCACCTTCGCGGTGGCGCTGATCATCGAGGGGGCGCTCGGGTTCTTCTTCTCGGGCACCCAGCGGCGCATCCCGCTGCCGTACGCCAGCGCGAGCCTCGACTTCTTCGGCGCCCAGGTGCCGGTCGTCAAGCTCATCGCGTTCGGTCTCGCGGCCGTGGCGCTCGCCGGCCTCTTCGTGCTGCTGAAGTACACGCGGTTCGGGCAGGCGCTGCGCGCCACGATCCAGCACCCGGAGGCGGCGCGGCTGGTCGGCATCAACACCGACCGCGTCGCGGGCTACGGCTTCGGCCTCGGCCTCGCGACCGCCGCGATCGGCGGCACGGCGCTCTCGCTCGACGCCACGATCTACCCGTCGCTGCACTGGCACTGGATCGGACCGCTCATGGCGATCATCGTCGTCGGCGGTCTCGGCAGCATCCCGGGCGCGGCCATCGCGGCGCTCGTCCTCGGAGTCGCGCAGAGCCTGCTGCAGCTCCCCCTCGGACCCACGTGGGCGCAGACGATCTTCTACGTCGCCCTGTTCGCCACGCTGATGTTCCGCCCGCAAGGATTCTTCGGAGGTCGTCTTGCCCAGCGTTTCTAG
- a CDS encoding branched-chain amino acid ABC transporter permease: MPSVSSREPIATETVVIAPPAPTRRRSTTWIKLAALVIGAALILSFPTIAPNPYILSAGVVILNYAVLSTGWNFMGGFTGYISLGHAAYFGLGAYGTALLIKYLALPGFVAWILAALLVAVIAIPIGIAALRVRGASFVIVSIAFVLIMLLVFQSWREVTGGSEGLNVPRPFPGMLRPEHHRVFFYLFVALLAFALLVWWIIDRSKFGTALKSIREDEDKAQSLGVPTTRYKLIAYILSALFVSLGGGLYALWFGDLDPIFQFSILIGSYMVLMALLGGVRNLFGPLLGAVVVGVALEYFKLEFGDTQFHLIATGILLGIVVLFMPDGVIPAVRNLVTRRSDQASIREVTAGELLEQNEKRTADAAAKETSA; the protein is encoded by the coding sequence TTGCCCAGCGTTTCTAGCCGCGAACCGATCGCGACCGAGACGGTCGTCATCGCTCCGCCCGCTCCCACCCGTCGTCGTTCGACGACGTGGATCAAGCTCGCCGCTCTCGTCATCGGCGCGGCGCTCATCCTCTCGTTCCCGACCATCGCCCCGAACCCGTACATCCTGTCGGCCGGCGTCGTCATCCTCAACTACGCCGTGCTGTCGACGGGGTGGAACTTCATGGGCGGGTTCACGGGGTACATCTCCCTGGGGCACGCCGCGTACTTCGGGCTCGGGGCCTACGGCACCGCGCTCCTGATCAAGTACCTGGCGCTGCCGGGCTTCGTCGCCTGGATCCTCGCCGCTCTGCTCGTCGCGGTCATCGCGATCCCGATCGGCATCGCCGCCCTCCGGGTGCGCGGAGCGTCGTTCGTGATCGTCTCGATCGCCTTCGTGCTCATCATGCTGCTGGTCTTCCAGAGCTGGCGCGAGGTGACCGGCGGCTCCGAGGGACTCAACGTCCCCCGTCCGTTCCCCGGCATGCTGCGCCCCGAGCACCACCGCGTGTTCTTCTACCTGTTCGTCGCCCTGCTCGCGTTCGCGCTGCTGGTGTGGTGGATCATCGACCGGTCGAAGTTCGGCACCGCGCTCAAGTCCATCCGCGAGGACGAGGACAAGGCGCAGTCGCTGGGCGTGCCGACCACCCGCTACAAGCTCATCGCCTACATCCTCTCGGCGCTGTTCGTGTCGCTGGGCGGCGGGCTCTACGCCCTGTGGTTCGGCGACCTCGACCCGATCTTCCAGTTCTCGATCCTCATCGGTTCGTACATGGTGCTCATGGCGCTGCTCGGCGGGGTGCGCAACCTCTTCGGCCCGCTCCTCGGAGCCGTCGTCGTGGGTGTCGCCCTCGAGTACTTCAAGCTCGAGTTCGGTGACACGCAGTTCCACCTCATCGCCACCGGCATCCTGCTCGGCATCGTCGTGCTCTTCATGCCCGACGGCGTCATCCCCGCGGTGCGCAACCTCGTCACCCGCAGATCCGACCAGGCCTCGATCCGCGAGGTGACCGCCGGCGAACTCCTCGAGCAGAACGAGAAGCGAACAGCGGATGCCGCGGCGAAGGAGACGTCAGCATGA
- a CDS encoding ABC transporter ATP-binding protein, with protein sequence MNAATTTLDSLSTVEMTKRFGGVTAVDAATVTFQEGKVNGLIGPNGSGKTTFFNCVTGMIKPDSGEVRYRGQAITRKSPDRIARAGIGRSFQLCRVFPRMTVMENLLVAVRSTSIRQQLRSAHDPEELERARGWLRRVGIDHLEHAEARNLSYGQQKLLELAGVLMGEPDTIMLDEPAGGVNPALIGRIATLVRELNEEGKTFIIVEHNMEMVMSLCDHVIVFDRGRPIAAGTPEIIQQDPRVLEAYLGV encoded by the coding sequence ATGAACGCCGCCACCACCACGCTCGACAGCCTCAGCACCGTCGAGATGACCAAGAGGTTCGGCGGCGTGACCGCGGTCGACGCCGCCACGGTCACCTTCCAGGAGGGCAAGGTCAACGGGCTGATCGGGCCGAACGGCTCGGGCAAGACGACCTTCTTCAACTGCGTGACCGGCATGATCAAGCCGGACTCCGGCGAGGTGCGGTACCGGGGGCAGGCGATCACCCGCAAGTCGCCCGACCGCATCGCCCGTGCGGGCATCGGCCGCAGCTTCCAGCTGTGCCGGGTGTTCCCGCGCATGACGGTGATGGAGAACCTGCTGGTCGCGGTGCGCAGCACGAGCATCCGCCAGCAGCTGCGCTCGGCGCACGATCCGGAGGAGCTGGAGCGGGCCCGCGGTTGGCTACGGCGCGTCGGCATCGATCACCTCGAGCACGCCGAGGCCCGCAACCTCAGCTACGGCCAGCAGAAGCTGTTGGAGCTGGCGGGAGTGCTCATGGGCGAGCCCGACACGATCATGCTCGACGAGCCCGCCGGTGGCGTGAACCCCGCCCTCATCGGGCGCATCGCGACCCTCGTGCGCGAGCTCAACGAGGAGGGCAAGACCTTCATCATCGTCGAGCACAACATGGAGATGGTCATGAGCCTGTGCGACCACGTGATCGTGTTCGACCGCGGGCGTCCGATCGCCGCGGGCACCCCCGAGATCATCCAGCAAGACCCGCGAGTCCTGGAGGCCTACCTTGGAGTCTGA
- a CDS encoding ABC transporter ATP-binding protein codes for MESEAKNLLELRDIEAGYGRAALVLRGLTVEVPPGSVVCLVGPNGAGKSTVLKVASGMLKPRSGKIEVDGRDITGEGPQSMLRHGLAHVLQGHSVFREMTVGENVMLGAFTLKDQKVIHERVEFVQNLFPIVGERWKQLAGLLSGGQQKQVEFARSLMVSPKVVLLDEPSMGLDPKTTEKVFEQIVRMRDAGTAVLLVEQNARRALETADIGCVLDLGRVHISGPASELLADPTLAALYLGGKPAAAGN; via the coding sequence TTGGAGTCTGAAGCGAAGAACCTGCTCGAGCTGCGCGACATCGAGGCCGGGTACGGCCGGGCGGCGCTCGTGCTGCGCGGTCTGACCGTCGAGGTGCCGCCGGGATCGGTGGTCTGCCTCGTGGGGCCGAACGGCGCCGGCAAGTCGACCGTGCTGAAGGTCGCGAGCGGCATGCTCAAGCCGCGCTCGGGGAAGATCGAGGTCGACGGCCGCGACATCACCGGCGAGGGCCCGCAGTCGATGCTGCGCCACGGCCTCGCTCACGTGCTGCAAGGCCACAGCGTCTTCCGCGAGATGACGGTCGGCGAGAACGTGATGCTCGGCGCCTTCACCCTCAAGGACCAGAAGGTGATCCACGAGCGCGTGGAGTTCGTGCAGAACCTCTTCCCCATCGTGGGGGAGCGGTGGAAGCAGCTCGCCGGGCTCCTCTCGGGCGGCCAGCAGAAGCAGGTCGAGTTCGCCCGGTCGCTCATGGTGAGCCCCAAGGTCGTGCTCCTCGACGAGCCGTCGATGGGCCTCGACCCCAAGACCACCGAGAAGGTGTTCGAGCAGATCGTGCGCATGCGCGATGCCGGAACCGCGGTGCTGCTCGTCGAGCAGAACGCGCGACGGGCGCTCGAGACCGCCGACATCGGCTGTGTGCTCGACCTCGGTCGCGTGCACATCTCTGGCCCGGCATCCGAACTGCTCGCCGACCCCACTCTCGCCGCGCTCTACCTCGGCGGCAAGCCCGCCGCGGCCGGCAACTGA
- a CDS encoding Gfo/Idh/MocA family protein, with product MSLTTTASPEAPASTPAKTREIGIIMNGVSGRMGYRQHLVRSILAIRDEGGIELSDGTRVTVRPLLVGRSETKLAELAERHGIADYTTDLDAALADPQWEIYADFLVTKARATALRKAIAAGKTIYTEKPTAESLEESLELARLAREAGVKTGVVHDKLYLPGLQKLKRLIDSGFFGRILSVRGEFGYWVFEGDWQPAQRPSWNYRTEDGGGIIVDMFPHWNYVLENLFGTVESVYAQAAVHIPDRWDEHGERYIATAEDAAYGIFELEGGAIAQINSSWTVRVNRDELVEFHVDGTLGSAVVGLFGAKIQHRNATPKPVWNPDLADDHDYAADWAGVPTNEVFQNGFRQQWEEFLESYVLGTDYAFDLLAGARGVQLAEAGLASSREGRKIELTPLTEG from the coding sequence ATGTCACTCACCACCACCGCCTCTCCCGAGGCTCCCGCATCCACTCCCGCGAAGACGCGCGAGATCGGCATCATCATGAACGGCGTCTCGGGACGCATGGGCTACCGCCAGCACCTCGTGCGCTCGATCCTCGCGATCCGCGACGAGGGCGGCATCGAACTCTCCGACGGCACGAGGGTGACGGTGCGGCCGCTCCTCGTCGGCCGCAGCGAGACGAAGCTCGCCGAGCTCGCGGAGCGCCACGGCATCGCCGACTACACGACGGATCTCGATGCGGCGCTCGCCGATCCGCAGTGGGAGATCTACGCCGACTTCCTCGTGACGAAGGCGCGGGCCACGGCGCTGCGCAAGGCGATCGCGGCCGGCAAGACGATCTACACCGAGAAGCCGACCGCCGAGTCGCTCGAGGAGTCGCTCGAACTCGCCCGCCTCGCCCGCGAGGCCGGCGTCAAGACCGGTGTCGTGCACGACAAGCTCTACCTCCCCGGTCTGCAGAAGCTCAAGCGACTGATCGACTCGGGCTTCTTCGGGCGCATCCTCTCGGTGCGCGGCGAGTTCGGCTACTGGGTCTTCGAGGGCGACTGGCAGCCCGCGCAGCGCCCGAGCTGGAACTACCGCACCGAGGACGGCGGCGGCATCATCGTCGACATGTTCCCGCACTGGAACTACGTGCTCGAGAACCTGTTCGGTACGGTCGAGAGCGTCTACGCGCAGGCGGCCGTGCACATCCCCGACCGCTGGGACGAGCACGGCGAGCGCTACATCGCCACCGCGGAGGACGCGGCGTACGGCATCTTCGAGCTCGAGGGCGGGGCGATCGCGCAGATCAACTCCTCGTGGACCGTGCGCGTCAACCGCGACGAGCTCGTCGAGTTCCACGTCGACGGCACGCTCGGCTCGGCGGTCGTCGGGCTCTTCGGTGCCAAGATCCAGCACCGCAACGCCACCCCGAAGCCGGTGTGGAACCCCGACCTCGCCGACGACCACGACTACGCGGCCGACTGGGCCGGCGTGCCGACGAACGAGGTCTTCCAGAACGGTTTCCGGCAGCAGTGGGAGGAGTTCCTGGAGTCGTACGTTCTCGGCACCGACTACGCGTTCGACCTGCTCGCGGGTGCCCGCGGCGTGCAGCTGGCCGAGGCCGGACTCGCGTCGTCGCGCGAGGGGCGCAAGATCGAACTGACCCCGCTCACCGAGGGGTGA